A genome region from Camelina sativa cultivar DH55 chromosome 10, Cs, whole genome shotgun sequence includes the following:
- the LOC104719974 gene encoding egg cell-secreted protein 1.4-like: MGNNSRAIFSLVLVVALCAAILITPGTAHEQPPRLQSPPDFPIDLEKCWSSLFNTQGCILEVFKSVFSGKFGNVGVACCKAFSTIDANCWPHMFPLNPFFPPLLKDNCAHIVPNSSTNK; this comes from the coding sequence atgggAAACAATTCAAGAGCTATTTTCTCTTTAGTCTTAGTTGTAGCCTTATGTGCTGCAATTCTAATCACTCCGGGAACAGCTCATGAACAACCACCGCGCTTGCAATCTCCTCCGGATTTTCCTATTGATTTGGAAAAATGTTGGTCATCTCTTTTCAATACTCAAGGATGCATATTGGAGGTCTTCAAGTCAGTTTTTTCTGGTAAGTTTGGAAATGTTGGAGTGGCATGTTGCAAAGCTTTCTCGACCATAGATGCTAACTGTTGGCCTCATATGTTTCcgttaaacccgttttttccTCCTCTTCTAAAGGACAACTGTGCGCACATTGTCCCCAATTCCTCCACAAACAAGTGA